Genomic DNA from Salinibacterium sp. NK8237:
GGAACGCGTTCAAGCGATGTTGAATCCGATACTCGACGGCTCCCTTGCCGACGGTCGATGGGAACCGAGCGCTGGGGTCTGGAGAAATACTTAGCTATTCTGGGAGGTATCGAGAAGGTGCTCGGCGAGAAACTCCCGCCGCACCATCAGAGGTGATCACCGTGTCCGAGATGTACCAAAACCCTGGCCCGGGCAACTACGCCCACGCCAAAGGCCGAGCGTTCGAATTCGAAGCGCAGATTGCCGCGGCCGTAGCACGCGGTGACGCCACCATGCTGGCCGAACCAGAACGCCCCTACAACTTTCGTCGCGGACTGCTCTTCGCTCTCCTCACCATTCCCAGCACCGTCGTGCTCGTTGCAGTATTCGGCCTCAACTCCCCTACGGCGGGCATCGCGCTCACGCCACTGGCCGTCGTTGTCGCCTTTGGCCTGTTCTCGTACGGCTCCGGGCGCCGCCCCGTCACCGGCCGTGGCTTCACCGCCGCCACCGGAATCGGCCTCATCACGATGATCGCGGGCGCCGTCATCAGCACCCCCTACAGCCGTTATCTGACCTACCTCTACAACGACGGCAGCGGCAGCATTCTCAGCAGTGATTACGCCAACACCTTCGCGATCTGGGTAAACGCGAACGTCGGAACCATAGTGATCCCCAGCGTCCTCGTGACAATCATCTCCGTCGTGATCGTGTGGAGAAAAGCACGAGCAGCCCGCTCACAAGAAACGACCTGACCCCTCCCGCCGCGCTGCTGACCCATCCGCTGTGCTCGACGTCTCCGAATAACTCTGCACACAGGGAGTTCCGGCACGGTGCCGGGCGAGGAGGCATCATGGCGATCATCCGTTACACCGGGATCTACAACGCTGACGGCGGCGTCTGGGGCGAAACCCGCTACGTGATCGGGCACATGCTGGGCACCGCCGCGTGCTCGCTGTGCGACATCACGCACTCACCGATTCGCCGCAAACCCCAGTGGGACGCCATGGTCGCGCGCCTCGGTGTGCCCTTCACCGTGCGACACCGCAACGAAATCACCCCCGCCGAGATCGCACACGTCGCCACCACAGGATTGCCTGTCGTGCTCGCGCATCACGACGATGGCAGCATCAGCACCGTTCTTCAGAACAGTGAGCTGGATGCCGCGGCCGGCTCAGTAGACGCGTTCGAGTCGGCACTCACCCAGCCTGCGCTCGCAGCCTAACCACCGGGCCAGCTCGCGCCCGCGCCGAAGGTGTGGCGCACGCCATCCACCGCCTGTTCGAAGGAGACACCTACTGCATCGATGTTCTCACTCAGTTGTCGGCCGCTGTGCGTGGCTTGTGATTCTTTAGAGCACTGCTGCGTCGTAGACACTCTCGCCAGCAACCACGGTGCGCACCACCGTTGCGCTTAATAGCTTGTCGACGCCTTGCTCGAAAGGGTCACCATTAATGATCACAAAATCGGCCGCATTACCGGCCACGAGTGAACCTCGGTTCTCCGCCCCCACGACCGATGCCGCCGCATCGCGGGTAGCGTGCACGAGCGCCTGAGTCAGAGTTAGAGCGGCCGCAGGGTCGCGCGGCGCGAAGGAAGCATCGAGCGCAGAGGCCCTCGTAGCCGCAACGTAGACATTCGGCAACGCAGCATAAGGTGCGGTCGGCGCATCGGTAGAGAACGCGAGCAGAGCACCGGCGTCAACATATTCGCGCCAAGCGAAAGCGCGCTCTACCCGTTCGTCGCCAAGCATCGCTGCCCAGTTGTCAAAAATAGCGGGGTCCGCATGCACCGGTTGCATCGACGCTGTGACTCCAAGCCGAGCCATCCGTTCCGCAGTTCCGGGCGCCGCATATTCGAGGTGTTCAATACGGTGACGGCGTTCACGTTCCCCGTTGAGCTGCATGGCGTTTTCGATGGCATCGAGCGCAACAGTGCTTGCACGGTCGCCAATCGCATGCAGCGCGATCTGTAGATCAGCCGCATCAGCCGCAACAACCACCGGGGCCAAAGCCTCAACTGGCCAGATGAGTTCGGCGGATGATCCGTTCGAGTACGGCTGCGATAGGGCTGCCGTACACGCGTCGATGACGCCGTCGAGCACCAGCTTGATACCCACGACACGTAACCACGGAGAGCGAATGATGATTGAAAGCTCTGCCGCGCGCTGCACCTGTGCAAGATTGGCAGCATCATCACCCGTGTTCTCGATGAACCAGTGCGCGGCGACACGCAACGGCAACCGACCACCACGCCTCATAGCGGCGCGCTGAAGTGCAGCCAGCCCGAGCTCGTCTAACGCCATATCAACAGCTCCAGTGACCCCGGCTTCGGCGTAGGCCGACAGCATCCGCTCGACTGCTTGGTCGCGATCAGAGTCAGTAGTGACCGATGCCACATACGCCCAGGCATGCTGTTGCGCGGCGGTTTCGTACAAGAGTCCAGTCGGCTGGCCATCCTGGTCGCGGGAAATGCTTCCACCGAGAGGGTCTTCGGTCGCAGCAGTGATTCCGAGCTCTGCCATTGCGGCCGTATTGATCCAACACGAGTGGTAGTCGTTGGCATCAAGATAGACCGGAATATCCGGTACAGCGGCATCTATCATCGCGGCCGTCGGAAGGCCACCGTCGATCGAGTCAAACAGCCATCCCGTTCCCAGCAATCGTGTGGCTGTGGGATCCGCTTTGCGCGCAGCCCGCAAACGCTGCTGAATCTGATCAACCGAGCGCGCATCGGTGAGCTGCACGCGCCCCAAAGCATCGCCCATCATCACCAGGTGGGTGTGCGCGTCGGTGAAACCTGGCAGCACCACGCGGCCGGCGAGATCCGTGGCGGAGATATCAGGGCCCGCGTGCCTCACTGCGGTGTCGTTGTCTCCGACGTAGAGCAGTTCTTCACCTTCGATGAGCATGGCTTCCGCCCAGCCATCCTCGAAGCCCGTGAAAATGCGACCGCCGGTGAAGAGCGAGCGGGTCACGCTGCGTGCTCTGGAACAGCGGCCGCGGCGAGACTTGAGCGCTCTGTACGGCTCGAAATTGCTGCCACAGCAAATGCCGGCACGGCGAGAACAAAGCTTGCGACACCGAGGGCGGTAACGAAACCTTGGTAGCCGAGAGCCTCGACGAGCGCGGCTCCGATTACGGGAGTCAGAGCCGAACCCACTAGATAGATGGCGAGAAGCGGGCCTGACCAGCGTCCGTCAGCATCGAGAGCAGCCGAGGTCGAGACGAAATACATGAACGCGATTGCATAGACCGTGTTCCACAGGATGAACACAACGATGAAGGAGGTCTGATCGGTAGCGAAGCCTTCGGCGATCTTCAACGCACCGCCCGCCACCAGCAGAATTGCCAGCGGAACGGCACGACCGAGTCGGTTGCCGACGACCATCAGTAGTGCCGACCCCACGATTCCGCCAGCGGTCGCA
This window encodes:
- a CDS encoding metal-sensing transcriptional repressor, with protein sequence MAHAIHRLFEGDTYCIDVLTQLSAAVRGL
- a CDS encoding amidohydrolase, giving the protein MTRSLFTGGRIFTGFEDGWAEAMLIEGEELLYVGDNDTAVRHAGPDISATDLAGRVVLPGFTDAHTHLVMMGDALGRVQLTDARSVDQIQQRLRAARKADPTATRLLGTGWLFDSIDGGLPTAAMIDAAVPDIPVYLDANDYHSCWINTAAMAELGITAATEDPLGGSISRDQDGQPTGLLYETAAQQHAWAYVASVTTDSDRDQAVERMLSAYAEAGVTGAVDMALDELGLAALQRAAMRRGGRLPLRVAAHWFIENTGDDAANLAQVQRAAELSIIIRSPWLRVVGIKLVLDGVIDACTAALSQPYSNGSSAELIWPVEALAPVVVAADAADLQIALHAIGDRASTVALDAIENAMQLNGERERRHRIEHLEYAAPGTAERMARLGVTASMQPVHADPAIFDNWAAMLGDERVERAFAWREYVDAGALLAFSTDAPTAPYAALPNVYVAATRASALDASFAPRDPAAALTLTQALVHATRDAAASVVGAENRGSLVAGNAADFVIINGDPFEQGVDKLLSATVVRTVVAGESVYDAAVL